In Populus trichocarpa isolate Nisqually-1 chromosome 7, P.trichocarpa_v4.1, whole genome shotgun sequence, the following proteins share a genomic window:
- the LOC7466780 gene encoding uncharacterized protein LOC7466780, producing the protein MELEDVHSDICSLRKLYGLLQGSPDGVQMAGFLDERARVLLKNLLDAATEKALLAYSKIIVAAQLGVSNTPYSSQSVQPKTMPYLEPPVSPDAENASPSTIQSSNAKTNLCVNSAWKNEQSLIKPTPQDSGSEHSKFSVSLNKPEGRKKHCRVCKQSSMKQRNSDKNLNKDGNERDQHRDEACWINGNPKGSHELKLKGLKSAVTFSEEPRRKRNSEIQCQPSVTSSTSWASSSLGSMFVKLGSEFLSGKIDEHREDSESNFFKEVASAMKFSESGMPSSSLQLYGENADSLKANNAAFVHNLSRADNSIRTEMQSIQRDGAVAVGDMSCAKRQNGDGSVAMGETNRAERQNVRGIVERIESLNRASSQKNYQTCQYVSGLQVPPSQGDVVKKSSMHSMKVRQDTPLRNPMARLEKKSTPSVPSIPPSAGSRVPSHKRNLPRQTFNLPTLLDYDDHHNRITPKRSYVDSQEELEETTSSSSNGRLPELSDERASSSSNPHSPELSDATASSSSNPRSPIESYETASSSSSSSPHSSYSWTSQQQTTGSSRGSDEDPEDYYERGDPPLREKGPSRTYRSPSHKKKATGRLRGLKNKLGLIFHHQHHHHHHHHDDNDGEKAPTKSMWKNLHKMFQNKDLKHNDKAYHKKTVEKFGKSVVVSNKKQKAGHFRALVKGLMKHSKHSKKSKPSKGGMGRHLGRAQNGHDNKHWWKMFQRHRRGVKLPNRGRVKLGIPRKKKKPRLKTLK; encoded by the exons ATGGAACTTGAAGATGTGCATTCTGATATCTGTTCCTTGAGAAAATTATATGGACTCCTCCAAGGTAGTCCAGATGGTGTGCAAATGGCAGGCTTT TTGGATGAGAGAGCACGAGTGCTTTTGAAGAATCTGCTAGATGCTGCTACAGAGAAGGCTTTATTGGCTTATTCAAAG ATCATAGTGGCAGCACAATTAGGTGTGTCTAACACACCCTACTCCTCTCAATCAGTGCAGCCCAAGACCATGCCATATCTAGAACCTCCTGTTTCACCCGATGCAGAGAATGCTTCTCCAAGTACCATTCAGAGTTCAAATGCTAAGACAAATTTATGTGTAAATAGTGCATGGAAAAATGAGCAATCACTTATTAAGCCAACACCTCAGGATTCAGGGTCAGAGCATTCCAAATTCAGTGTCTCATTAAACAAACCTGAAGGTAGAAAAAAACACTGTCGAGTTTGTAAGCAAAGCAGCATGAAGCAGCGGAACTCGGACAAGAATTTAAACAAAGATGGTAATGAAAGAGATCAGCACCGTGATGAGGCTTGTTGGATTAATGGGAATCCAAAAGGATCGCATGAGCTAAAATTGAAGGGTCTTAAATCAGCAGTGACTTTCAGTGAAGAGCCAAGACGGAAAAGAAATTCTGAAATTCAATGTCAACCAAGTGTTACAAGTTCCACTTCTTGGGCCTCAAGTTCATTGGGTTCTATGTTTGTTAAACTAGGATCTGAATTTTTATCTGGTAAAATTGATGAGCATCGAGAGGATTCAGAAAGTAATTTCTTTAAAGAAGTTGCAAGTGCAATGAAATTTAGTGAATCTGGAATGCCCTCCTCATCGTTGCAGCTTTATGGTGAAAATGCAGATTCACTTAAAGCTAACAATGCAGCTTTTGTCCACAATTTGTCCAGGGCGGATAACTCAATAAGAACTGAAATGCAGTCGATACAAAGGGATGGTGCAGTTGCAGTGGGTGACATGAGTTGTGCTAAGAGACAAAATGGGGATGGTTCAGTTGCAATGGGAGAAACAAACCGTGCAGAGAGACAGAATGTGAGGGGAATTGTTGAGAGAATTGAATCACTCAATCGAGCATCAAGTCAGAAGAACTATCAAACATGTCAGTATGTTAGTGGGTTACAGGTTCCCCCGAGTCAGGGTGATGTGGTCAAGAAGTCCTCGATGCATAGTATGAAGGTTCGGCAAGACACTCCATTGCGGAATCCAATGGCTCGGCTGGAGAAAAAATCCACGCCATCTGTACCATCAATACCTCCTTCTGCAGGGTCAAGGGTGCCATCTCACAAAAGAAACCTGCCTCGTCAGACATTTAATTTGCCAACACTGCTAGATTATGATGATCATCACAATAGAATCACCCCAAAGAGATCTTATGTGGACTCACAAGAAGAGTTAGAAGAGACAACCAGCTCAAGTTCAAACGGTCGCTTGCCGGAATTGTCAGATGAGAGAGCTAGCTCTAGCTCTAACCCTCACTCACCAGAATTGTCAGATGCCACAGCCAGCTCAAGCTCTAATCCTCGCTCACCAATAGAGTCATACGAGACAGCCAGCTCCAGCTCCAGCTCTAGTCCTCACTCTTCCTACAGCTGGACAAGTCAGCAGCAGACAACAGGCAGCAGCAGAGGTAGCGATGAGGACCCTGAAGATTACTATGAGCGTGGGGATCCTCCACTTAGAGAAAAGGGACCAAGTAGGACGTACAGATCACCAAGCCATAAGAAGAAAGCAACTGGACGACTTAGGGGGCTAAAAAACAAGCTGGGACTCATTTTccaccaccaacaccaccaccaccaccaccatcatgaTGACAATGATGGTGAGAAGGCCCCCACCAAATCCATGTGGAAGAACTTGCACAAGATGTTTCAAAACAAAGACTTGAAGCATAATGACAAGgcctatcataaaaaaacagttGAGAAGTTCGGAAAATCTGTAGTGGTAAGTAACAAGAAGCAGAAGGCTGGACATTTCCGTGCATTGGTTAAAGGGTTGATGAAGCATTCTAAACATTCAAAGAAATCAAAGCCTTCCAAAGGCGGGATGGGACGCCATTTAGGACGTGCCCAAAATGGCCATGACAATAAGCATTGGTGGAAAATGTTTCAGCGCCATCGACGAGGAGTAAAGCTGCCCAACAGAGGGCGTGTTAAACTAGGAATTcccagaaagaagaagaaacccaGGCTAAAAACCCTGAAATAA
- the LOC7466779 gene encoding CBS domain-containing protein CBSCBSPB3, whose translation MSSQMGPPPPKRNSLTHKRGSTTARRSSSSMAATPSENGGTSSHGGNTSKPSSPDAPSPVGGERTVKKLRLSKALTIPEGTTVSDACRRMAARRVNAALLTDANALLSGIVTDKDISARVIAEGLRPDQTIVSKIMTRNPIFVNSDSLAIEALQKMVQGKFRHLPVVENGEVIALLDITKCLYDAISRMEKAAEQGSAIAAAVEGVERQWGNNFTAPHTFIETLRERMFKPSLSTIIGEQTKVAVASPSDPVYVAAKKMRELRVNSAIVVTGNKIQGILTSKDILMRVVAQNLSPELTLVEKVMTPNPECVTLETTVLDALHVMHDGKFLHLPVLDKDGSAAACVDVLQITHAAISMVESSSGAVNDAASTMMQKFWDSALALEPPDDYDTQSEMSALMASDGAELGRYPSLGLGNSFAFKFEDLKGRIHRLNCCTENLDELLSTVLQRIGAESEQDRPQLLYEDDDGDKVLLATDGDLIGAVSHARSVGLKVLRLHLDYYDPSNQTTSPLDTTTTATQRIGLVSFRSGIFVAGVVLAGIAVVAYLKRSKM comes from the exons ATGAGCAGTCAAATGGGTCCTCCTCCTCCAAAGAGGAACAGTCTCACCCATAAACGAGGCTCAACCACAGCCAGAAGGTCATCGTCCTCAATGGCGGCGACGCCGTCAGAGAACGGCGGCACCTCCTCCCATGGTGGAAACACCTCCAAGCCCTCCTCTCCCGACGCTCCATC GCCTGTGGGAGGGGAAAGGACAGTGAAGAAATTGAGGTTATCGAAAGCACTAACGATTCCAGAGGGAACCACAGTGTCTGATGCTTGTAGAAGAATGGCAGCTCGTCGTGTCAATGCTGCTTTATTGACTGATGCTAATGCTTTGCTTTCTGGGATTGTTACTGACAAG GACATTTCTGCGAGAGTAATAGCGGAGGGGTTGAGGCCAGATCAAACAATAGTATCAAAGATTATGACAAGGAATCCTATTTTTGTTAACTCGGATTCTTTAGCCATTGAAGCGCTTCAGAAGATGGTGCAGG GCAAGTTCAGGCACCTCCCTGTAGTGGAGAATGGTGAAGTGATTGCGTTGCTGGATATTACAAAGTGCCTCTATGATGCTATATCTAGAATGGAGAAGGCTGCTGAGCAGGGGAGTGCCATCGCTGCTGCTGTTGAAGGCGTGGAACGTCAATGGGGAAACAATTTTACTG CTCCACATACATTCATAGAAACTCTGAGGGAGAGAATGTTCAAGCCCTCCTTGTCAACAATTATTGGTGAACAAACAAA GGTTGCAGTAGCTTCACCATCAGATCCTGTCTATGTTGCAGCGAAAAAAATGCGGGAGTTGCGGGTTAATTCAGCTATTGTTGTGACTGGGAACAAAATTCAGGGGATACTCAC TTCAAAGGATATTCTCATGCGAGTTGTGGCACAGAATCTTTCTCCTGAGTTGACTCTTGTGGAAAAG GTAATGACACCAAACCCTGAATGTGTGACATTGGAAACAACAGTCCTCGATGCATTACATGTAATGCATGATGGGAAGTTCTTACATCTTCCTGTCTTGGATAAAG ATGGGTCTGCTGCTGCATGTGTAGATGTTCTGCAGATAACTCACGCAGCAATTTCCATG GTTGAAAGTAGCTCTGGAGCTGTTAATGATGCAGCCAGCACAATGATGCAAAAGTTCTGGGATTCTGCTCTTGCTTTGGAACCACCAGATGATTATGACACCCAAAG TGAAATGTCTGCACTAATGGCATCAGACGGGGCAGAACTTGGAAGGTACCCATCACTTGGTCTTGGAAATTCATTTGCCTTCAAATTTGAGGATCTAAAGGGCCGCATACATCGACTCAATTGCT GCACTGAGAATTTAGATGAGCTTCTTTCCACTGTCTTGCAAAGGATTGGCGCTGAAAGCGAGCAAGATCGACCCCAACTTTTG TATGAAGATGATGACGGTGATAAAGTTTTGCTTGCAACTGATGGTGACCTCATTGGTGCTGTCAGCCATGCTAGATCAGTGGGACTGAAG GTTTTAAGGTTGCATCTTGACTATTATGATCCAAGCAATCAAACAACATCACCATTGGATACAACTACAACTGCCACCCAGAGAATTGGATTGGTGTCTTTCCGCTCTGGTATCTTTGTAGCTGGTGTTGTTTTAGCAGGCATTGCTGTTGTTGCTTACTTGAAGCGCTCTAAAATGTGA